One segment of Neodiprion fabricii isolate iyNeoFabr1 chromosome 1, iyNeoFabr1.1, whole genome shotgun sequence DNA contains the following:
- the LOC124178452 gene encoding angiotensin-converting enzyme 2-like isoform X2, translating to MVEGLQLLNIISIYFKLYVSRPYTNISHPARSSVSTVVFSRGQLVDTHYASHTDVSRVLECIFSNSQRTGSRTTLADNEWRDQFVVSRQLVLVIGARRHVCSLSRNLDRIVDFDRNCSMILKCGLILLSLHTLVPKTFGNDTENLKAFIDLTEFSYAEKCEHVANEKWKFIDNPQNETLLYAWEEAQKDYAALKKHEVEALQNNSHTELTDDFVEYQYNTQIKPGDALLETSKLDQLISFSVKATFLEMGTNQTSNTREEIEQLLSSNVDLERKQSAWTQWHQRLSPLLTDFSSTLSFVSEAATANGIDSVEGYWEFLSVYPGGYESIQSMWGSIAELHNKVVTFVKNRLAEKCKVKLHDDGIPAYCLGSLDGNDWTPLASDVLPYGNVTYSIKKKLWDKNLRGKLAYRSASVIGHTVLHEVPHASFWENSRFNQSCVTRFLNFCYKGTRVTTCHHASLTNFLTAHKVVAKVLTSQMGLVGIEKLPFLNSANRYSGFEEGISELFSILSVSPAQLKTLGLVSNDTDTDHSQITSLMITALDVLPRLAYYISADVWRINVIKNGTFEPKVLLETWWQYRKQYEGVTSDHTDIPTFLDDEFIASNKPYLSKFLGTLLGFQIYEYMNEGRSEVRNATRESASDNWTTMINKYLEITEVNADALLSYFQPLVDYLDNEPEDMYSMTTDQQSDIERLEKLYASSDVTTTARTTTTRMSKPKLLKPSSEKINSSSLSPPTATPIVPEKEKEGTVKRPNGKIIPESEKPTNAPNGENEYTSDINTSKAVWAVAAVLVATVAICVIAIFGRRRCVKSQTPKNRRYV from the exons ATGGTCGAGGGTTTGCAGCTACTGAacattatttctatttatttcaaactttaCGTTTCACGTCCGTACACAAATATATCCCATCCCGCTCGCAGCTCGGTTTCAACTGTTGTTTTTAGCCGCGGTCAGTTGGTGGACACGCACTACGCCAGCCACACGGACGTCAGTCGAGTGCTCGAGTGTATATTTTCCAATTCTCAGAGGACGGGGTCGCGAACAACTCTCGCTGACAATGAGTGGCGTGATCAGTTCGTCGTCAGTCGTCAGTTGGTGCTCGTGATAGGTGCGCGAAGACACGTGTGCTCGTTGTCGAGGAATTTGGATCGGATCGTGGACTTTGATCGA AACTGCAGCATGATACTTAAATGTGGCCTTATACTTTTGAGCCTTCACACTCTGGTACCAAAAACCTTTGGGAATGACACAGAGAATCTCAAGGCATTCATAGATTTAACTGAATTCAGCTACGCAGAAAAGTGCGAGCATGTAGCtaatgaaaaatggaagttCATTGATAATCCACAAAATGAGACTCTTCTTTATGCTTGG GAAGAGGCGCAAAAAGATTATGCCGCACTTAAGAAACATGAGGTTGAAGCACTCCAGAACAATTCACATACTGAGTTGACTGATGACTTTGTGGAGTATCAATATAATACACAGATAAAACCAGGAGATGCTTTGCTCGAGACTTCTAAATTGGACCAG TTGATATCTTTTTCTGTGAAGGCAACTTTCCTCGAAATGGGCACCAATCAAACAAGCAATACTCGGGAAG aaattgaGCAATTGCTATCAAGTAATGTAGACTTGGAACGCAAGCAATCTGCATGGACCCAATGGCATCAGCGCCTCTCACCGCTTCTGACTGATTTCTCTTCCACACTGAGCTTTGTATCTGAGGCAGCAACAGCCAATG GTATCGACAGTGTAGAAGGTTATTGGGAATTTCTGTCTGTATATCCCGGTGGATATGAAAGTATACAAAGTATGTGGGGAAGTATTGCTGAATTGCATAATAAAGTCGTAACATTCGTGAAAAATCGCCTGGCCGAAAAATGCAAGGTCAAATTGCATGACGATGGGATACCGGCATATTGTTTGG GATCGTTGGATGGCAATGACTGGACTCCGCTGGCATCCGACGTACTACCGTACGGAAATGTTACATACAGCATAAAGAAGAAGCTTTGGGACAAG AATCTTCGTGGCAAACTTGCATACAGATCTGCTTCTGTAATCGGGCACACTGTACTACATGAAGTGCCACATGCTAGCTTCTGGGAAAACAGCAGATTTAACCAGTCTTGTGTCACCCGGTTTCTCAATTTTTGCTACAAAGGCACAAG AGTTACGACATGTCACCACGCATCCCTTACCAATTTTCTTACTGCTCACAAAGTTGTGGCCAAGGTTTTGACTAGTCAAATGGGCCTTGTAGGCATTGAAAAGTTACCATTCCTTAACTCAGCAAACAGGTATTCAG GTTTCGAGGAAGGTATTTCGGAATTGTTTTCGATACTATCTGTGAGTCCTGCGCAGCTAAAAACCTTGGGCCTTGTCAGTAACGACACAGATACCGATCACTCTCAAATCACCTCATTGATGATCACTGCTTTAGATGTTCTTCCACGCTTGGCATACTATATTTCAGCAGACGTTTGGAGAATAAATGTGATTAAGAATGGAACTTTTGAACCAAAAGTTCTTCTTGAAACATGGTGGCAGTACAG GAAACAATATGAAGGTGTGACATCAGACCACACAGACATTCCCACATTCTTGGATGACGAATTCATCGCCAGCAACAAACCTTATCTATC GAAATTTCTTGGAACACTGCTGGGATTCCAAATTTATGAATACATGAATGAGGGGCGGTCAGAAGTCAG AAATGCAACTCGAGAAAGTGCATCGGACAATTGGACAACAATGATCAACAAGTATCTGGAAATAACAGAGGTAAATGCCGACGCCCTATTATCATACTTCCAACCTCTGGTAGACTATTTGGACAATGAACCAGAAGATATGTATTCCATGACTACTGACCAACAATCTGATATTGAacgtttggaaaaattatatgcATCGAGCGATGTCACTACTACAGCACGAACTACAACTACTAGAATGTCAAAACCAAAACTTCTAAAGCCTTCatccgaaaaaataaattcatcttCTCTTTCACCTCCGACTGCTACACCTATTGTacctgaaaaagaaaaagaaggcaCTGTAAAGAGACCAAACGGCAAAATAATTCCAGAATCAGAAAAGCCAACAAATGCTCCCAATGGAGAAAATGAATACACCAGTGATATAAATACCAGCAAAGCAGTTTGGGCAGTAGCAGCGGTACTTGTAGCCACTGTTGCAATTTGTGTAATCGCCATATTTGGGAGACGAAGATGTGTTAAAAGTCAAACGCCAAAGAATAGAAGATACGTGTGA
- the LOC124178452 gene encoding angiotensin-converting enzyme-like isoform X1, which translates to MVEGLQLLNIISIYFKLYVSRPYTNISHPARSSVSTVVFSRGQLVDTHYASHTDVSRVLECIFSNSQRTGSRTTLADNEWRDQFVVSRQLVLVIGARRHVCSLSRNLDRIVDFDRNCSMILKCGLILLSLHTLVPKTFGNDTENLKAFIDLTEFSYAEKCEHVANEKWKFIDNPQNETLLYAWEEAQKDYAALKKHEVEALQNNSHTELTDDFVEYQYNTQIKPGDALLETSKLDQLISFSVKATFLEMGTNQTSNTREEIEQLLSSNVDLERKQSAWTQWHQRLSPLLTDFSSTLSFVSEAATANGIDSVEGYWEFLSVYPGGYESIQSMWGSIAELHNKVVTFVKNRLAEKCKVKLHDDGIPAYCLGSLDGNDWTPLASDVLPYGNVTYSIKKKLWDKNLRGKLAYRSASVIGHTVLHEVPHASFWENSRFNQSCVTRFLNFCYKGTRVTTCHHASLTNFLTAHKVVAKVLTSQMGLVGIEKLPFLNSANRYSGFEEGISELFSILSVSPAQLKTLGLVSNDTDTDHSQITSLMITALDVLPRLAYYISADVWRINVIKNGTFEPKVLLETWWQYRKQYEGVTSDHTDIPTFLDDEFIASNKPYLSKFLGTLLGFQIYEYMNEGRSEVRYNNVVNNHVNSYIINATRESASDNWTTMINKYLEITEVNADALLSYFQPLVDYLDNEPEDMYSMTTDQQSDIERLEKLYASSDVTTTARTTTTRMSKPKLLKPSSEKINSSSLSPPTATPIVPEKEKEGTVKRPNGKIIPESEKPTNAPNGENEYTSDINTSKAVWAVAAVLVATVAICVIAIFGRRRCVKSQTPKNRRYV; encoded by the exons ATGGTCGAGGGTTTGCAGCTACTGAacattatttctatttatttcaaactttaCGTTTCACGTCCGTACACAAATATATCCCATCCCGCTCGCAGCTCGGTTTCAACTGTTGTTTTTAGCCGCGGTCAGTTGGTGGACACGCACTACGCCAGCCACACGGACGTCAGTCGAGTGCTCGAGTGTATATTTTCCAATTCTCAGAGGACGGGGTCGCGAACAACTCTCGCTGACAATGAGTGGCGTGATCAGTTCGTCGTCAGTCGTCAGTTGGTGCTCGTGATAGGTGCGCGAAGACACGTGTGCTCGTTGTCGAGGAATTTGGATCGGATCGTGGACTTTGATCGA AACTGCAGCATGATACTTAAATGTGGCCTTATACTTTTGAGCCTTCACACTCTGGTACCAAAAACCTTTGGGAATGACACAGAGAATCTCAAGGCATTCATAGATTTAACTGAATTCAGCTACGCAGAAAAGTGCGAGCATGTAGCtaatgaaaaatggaagttCATTGATAATCCACAAAATGAGACTCTTCTTTATGCTTGG GAAGAGGCGCAAAAAGATTATGCCGCACTTAAGAAACATGAGGTTGAAGCACTCCAGAACAATTCACATACTGAGTTGACTGATGACTTTGTGGAGTATCAATATAATACACAGATAAAACCAGGAGATGCTTTGCTCGAGACTTCTAAATTGGACCAG TTGATATCTTTTTCTGTGAAGGCAACTTTCCTCGAAATGGGCACCAATCAAACAAGCAATACTCGGGAAG aaattgaGCAATTGCTATCAAGTAATGTAGACTTGGAACGCAAGCAATCTGCATGGACCCAATGGCATCAGCGCCTCTCACCGCTTCTGACTGATTTCTCTTCCACACTGAGCTTTGTATCTGAGGCAGCAACAGCCAATG GTATCGACAGTGTAGAAGGTTATTGGGAATTTCTGTCTGTATATCCCGGTGGATATGAAAGTATACAAAGTATGTGGGGAAGTATTGCTGAATTGCATAATAAAGTCGTAACATTCGTGAAAAATCGCCTGGCCGAAAAATGCAAGGTCAAATTGCATGACGATGGGATACCGGCATATTGTTTGG GATCGTTGGATGGCAATGACTGGACTCCGCTGGCATCCGACGTACTACCGTACGGAAATGTTACATACAGCATAAAGAAGAAGCTTTGGGACAAG AATCTTCGTGGCAAACTTGCATACAGATCTGCTTCTGTAATCGGGCACACTGTACTACATGAAGTGCCACATGCTAGCTTCTGGGAAAACAGCAGATTTAACCAGTCTTGTGTCACCCGGTTTCTCAATTTTTGCTACAAAGGCACAAG AGTTACGACATGTCACCACGCATCCCTTACCAATTTTCTTACTGCTCACAAAGTTGTGGCCAAGGTTTTGACTAGTCAAATGGGCCTTGTAGGCATTGAAAAGTTACCATTCCTTAACTCAGCAAACAGGTATTCAG GTTTCGAGGAAGGTATTTCGGAATTGTTTTCGATACTATCTGTGAGTCCTGCGCAGCTAAAAACCTTGGGCCTTGTCAGTAACGACACAGATACCGATCACTCTCAAATCACCTCATTGATGATCACTGCTTTAGATGTTCTTCCACGCTTGGCATACTATATTTCAGCAGACGTTTGGAGAATAAATGTGATTAAGAATGGAACTTTTGAACCAAAAGTTCTTCTTGAAACATGGTGGCAGTACAG GAAACAATATGAAGGTGTGACATCAGACCACACAGACATTCCCACATTCTTGGATGACGAATTCATCGCCAGCAACAAACCTTATCTATC GAAATTTCTTGGAACACTGCTGGGATTCCAAATTTATGAATACATGAATGAGGGGCGGTCAGAAGTCAGGTACAACAATGTAGTAAACAATCATGTCAATTCTTACATCAT AAATGCAACTCGAGAAAGTGCATCGGACAATTGGACAACAATGATCAACAAGTATCTGGAAATAACAGAGGTAAATGCCGACGCCCTATTATCATACTTCCAACCTCTGGTAGACTATTTGGACAATGAACCAGAAGATATGTATTCCATGACTACTGACCAACAATCTGATATTGAacgtttggaaaaattatatgcATCGAGCGATGTCACTACTACAGCACGAACTACAACTACTAGAATGTCAAAACCAAAACTTCTAAAGCCTTCatccgaaaaaataaattcatcttCTCTTTCACCTCCGACTGCTACACCTATTGTacctgaaaaagaaaaagaaggcaCTGTAAAGAGACCAAACGGCAAAATAATTCCAGAATCAGAAAAGCCAACAAATGCTCCCAATGGAGAAAATGAATACACCAGTGATATAAATACCAGCAAAGCAGTTTGGGCAGTAGCAGCGGTACTTGTAGCCACTGTTGCAATTTGTGTAATCGCCATATTTGGGAGACGAAGATGTGTTAAAAGTCAAACGCCAAAGAATAGAAGATACGTGTGA
- the LOC124178452 gene encoding angiotensin-converting enzyme 2-like isoform X3: protein MPVAANCSMILKCGLILLSLHTLVPKTFGNDTENLKAFIDLTEFSYAEKCEHVANEKWKFIDNPQNETLLYAWEEAQKDYAALKKHEVEALQNNSHTELTDDFVEYQYNTQIKPGDALLETSKLDQLISFSVKATFLEMGTNQTSNTREEIEQLLSSNVDLERKQSAWTQWHQRLSPLLTDFSSTLSFVSEAATANGIDSVEGYWEFLSVYPGGYESIQSMWGSIAELHNKVVTFVKNRLAEKCKVKLHDDGIPAYCLGSLDGNDWTPLASDVLPYGNVTYSIKKKLWDKNLRGKLAYRSASVIGHTVLHEVPHASFWENSRFNQSCVTRFLNFCYKGTRVTTCHHASLTNFLTAHKVVAKVLTSQMGLVGIEKLPFLNSANRYSGFEEGISELFSILSVSPAQLKTLGLVSNDTDTDHSQITSLMITALDVLPRLAYYISADVWRINVIKNGTFEPKVLLETWWQYRKQYEGVTSDHTDIPTFLDDEFIASNKPYLSKFLGTLLGFQIYEYMNEGRSEVRYNNVVNNHVNSYIINATRESASDNWTTMINKYLEITEVNADALLSYFQPLVDYLDNEPEDMYSMTTDQQSDIERLEKLYASSDVTTTARTTTTRMSKPKLLKPSSEKINSSSLSPPTATPIVPEKEKEGTVKRPNGKIIPESEKPTNAPNGENEYTSDINTSKAVWAVAAVLVATVAICVIAIFGRRRCVKSQTPKNRRYV from the exons ATGCCCGTTGCTGCT AACTGCAGCATGATACTTAAATGTGGCCTTATACTTTTGAGCCTTCACACTCTGGTACCAAAAACCTTTGGGAATGACACAGAGAATCTCAAGGCATTCATAGATTTAACTGAATTCAGCTACGCAGAAAAGTGCGAGCATGTAGCtaatgaaaaatggaagttCATTGATAATCCACAAAATGAGACTCTTCTTTATGCTTGG GAAGAGGCGCAAAAAGATTATGCCGCACTTAAGAAACATGAGGTTGAAGCACTCCAGAACAATTCACATACTGAGTTGACTGATGACTTTGTGGAGTATCAATATAATACACAGATAAAACCAGGAGATGCTTTGCTCGAGACTTCTAAATTGGACCAG TTGATATCTTTTTCTGTGAAGGCAACTTTCCTCGAAATGGGCACCAATCAAACAAGCAATACTCGGGAAG aaattgaGCAATTGCTATCAAGTAATGTAGACTTGGAACGCAAGCAATCTGCATGGACCCAATGGCATCAGCGCCTCTCACCGCTTCTGACTGATTTCTCTTCCACACTGAGCTTTGTATCTGAGGCAGCAACAGCCAATG GTATCGACAGTGTAGAAGGTTATTGGGAATTTCTGTCTGTATATCCCGGTGGATATGAAAGTATACAAAGTATGTGGGGAAGTATTGCTGAATTGCATAATAAAGTCGTAACATTCGTGAAAAATCGCCTGGCCGAAAAATGCAAGGTCAAATTGCATGACGATGGGATACCGGCATATTGTTTGG GATCGTTGGATGGCAATGACTGGACTCCGCTGGCATCCGACGTACTACCGTACGGAAATGTTACATACAGCATAAAGAAGAAGCTTTGGGACAAG AATCTTCGTGGCAAACTTGCATACAGATCTGCTTCTGTAATCGGGCACACTGTACTACATGAAGTGCCACATGCTAGCTTCTGGGAAAACAGCAGATTTAACCAGTCTTGTGTCACCCGGTTTCTCAATTTTTGCTACAAAGGCACAAG AGTTACGACATGTCACCACGCATCCCTTACCAATTTTCTTACTGCTCACAAAGTTGTGGCCAAGGTTTTGACTAGTCAAATGGGCCTTGTAGGCATTGAAAAGTTACCATTCCTTAACTCAGCAAACAGGTATTCAG GTTTCGAGGAAGGTATTTCGGAATTGTTTTCGATACTATCTGTGAGTCCTGCGCAGCTAAAAACCTTGGGCCTTGTCAGTAACGACACAGATACCGATCACTCTCAAATCACCTCATTGATGATCACTGCTTTAGATGTTCTTCCACGCTTGGCATACTATATTTCAGCAGACGTTTGGAGAATAAATGTGATTAAGAATGGAACTTTTGAACCAAAAGTTCTTCTTGAAACATGGTGGCAGTACAG GAAACAATATGAAGGTGTGACATCAGACCACACAGACATTCCCACATTCTTGGATGACGAATTCATCGCCAGCAACAAACCTTATCTATC GAAATTTCTTGGAACACTGCTGGGATTCCAAATTTATGAATACATGAATGAGGGGCGGTCAGAAGTCAGGTACAACAATGTAGTAAACAATCATGTCAATTCTTACATCAT AAATGCAACTCGAGAAAGTGCATCGGACAATTGGACAACAATGATCAACAAGTATCTGGAAATAACAGAGGTAAATGCCGACGCCCTATTATCATACTTCCAACCTCTGGTAGACTATTTGGACAATGAACCAGAAGATATGTATTCCATGACTACTGACCAACAATCTGATATTGAacgtttggaaaaattatatgcATCGAGCGATGTCACTACTACAGCACGAACTACAACTACTAGAATGTCAAAACCAAAACTTCTAAAGCCTTCatccgaaaaaataaattcatcttCTCTTTCACCTCCGACTGCTACACCTATTGTacctgaaaaagaaaaagaaggcaCTGTAAAGAGACCAAACGGCAAAATAATTCCAGAATCAGAAAAGCCAACAAATGCTCCCAATGGAGAAAATGAATACACCAGTGATATAAATACCAGCAAAGCAGTTTGGGCAGTAGCAGCGGTACTTGTAGCCACTGTTGCAATTTGTGTAATCGCCATATTTGGGAGACGAAGATGTGTTAAAAGTCAAACGCCAAAGAATAGAAGATACGTGTGA
- the LOC124178452 gene encoding angiotensin-converting enzyme 2-like isoform X4 has translation MSSQNCSMILKCGLILLSLHTLVPKTFGNDTENLKAFIDLTEFSYAEKCEHVANEKWKFIDNPQNETLLYAWEEAQKDYAALKKHEVEALQNNSHTELTDDFVEYQYNTQIKPGDALLETSKLDQLISFSVKATFLEMGTNQTSNTREEIEQLLSSNVDLERKQSAWTQWHQRLSPLLTDFSSTLSFVSEAATANGIDSVEGYWEFLSVYPGGYESIQSMWGSIAELHNKVVTFVKNRLAEKCKVKLHDDGIPAYCLGSLDGNDWTPLASDVLPYGNVTYSIKKKLWDKNLRGKLAYRSASVIGHTVLHEVPHASFWENSRFNQSCVTRFLNFCYKGTRVTTCHHASLTNFLTAHKVVAKVLTSQMGLVGIEKLPFLNSANRYSGFEEGISELFSILSVSPAQLKTLGLVSNDTDTDHSQITSLMITALDVLPRLAYYISADVWRINVIKNGTFEPKVLLETWWQYRKQYEGVTSDHTDIPTFLDDEFIASNKPYLSKFLGTLLGFQIYEYMNEGRSEVRYNNVVNNHVNSYIINATRESASDNWTTMINKYLEITEVNADALLSYFQPLVDYLDNEPEDMYSMTTDQQSDIERLEKLYASSDVTTTARTTTTRMSKPKLLKPSSEKINSSSLSPPTATPIVPEKEKEGTVKRPNGKIIPESEKPTNAPNGENEYTSDINTSKAVWAVAAVLVATVAICVIAIFGRRRCVKSQTPKNRRYV, from the exons ATGTCTTCACAG AACTGCAGCATGATACTTAAATGTGGCCTTATACTTTTGAGCCTTCACACTCTGGTACCAAAAACCTTTGGGAATGACACAGAGAATCTCAAGGCATTCATAGATTTAACTGAATTCAGCTACGCAGAAAAGTGCGAGCATGTAGCtaatgaaaaatggaagttCATTGATAATCCACAAAATGAGACTCTTCTTTATGCTTGG GAAGAGGCGCAAAAAGATTATGCCGCACTTAAGAAACATGAGGTTGAAGCACTCCAGAACAATTCACATACTGAGTTGACTGATGACTTTGTGGAGTATCAATATAATACACAGATAAAACCAGGAGATGCTTTGCTCGAGACTTCTAAATTGGACCAG TTGATATCTTTTTCTGTGAAGGCAACTTTCCTCGAAATGGGCACCAATCAAACAAGCAATACTCGGGAAG aaattgaGCAATTGCTATCAAGTAATGTAGACTTGGAACGCAAGCAATCTGCATGGACCCAATGGCATCAGCGCCTCTCACCGCTTCTGACTGATTTCTCTTCCACACTGAGCTTTGTATCTGAGGCAGCAACAGCCAATG GTATCGACAGTGTAGAAGGTTATTGGGAATTTCTGTCTGTATATCCCGGTGGATATGAAAGTATACAAAGTATGTGGGGAAGTATTGCTGAATTGCATAATAAAGTCGTAACATTCGTGAAAAATCGCCTGGCCGAAAAATGCAAGGTCAAATTGCATGACGATGGGATACCGGCATATTGTTTGG GATCGTTGGATGGCAATGACTGGACTCCGCTGGCATCCGACGTACTACCGTACGGAAATGTTACATACAGCATAAAGAAGAAGCTTTGGGACAAG AATCTTCGTGGCAAACTTGCATACAGATCTGCTTCTGTAATCGGGCACACTGTACTACATGAAGTGCCACATGCTAGCTTCTGGGAAAACAGCAGATTTAACCAGTCTTGTGTCACCCGGTTTCTCAATTTTTGCTACAAAGGCACAAG AGTTACGACATGTCACCACGCATCCCTTACCAATTTTCTTACTGCTCACAAAGTTGTGGCCAAGGTTTTGACTAGTCAAATGGGCCTTGTAGGCATTGAAAAGTTACCATTCCTTAACTCAGCAAACAGGTATTCAG GTTTCGAGGAAGGTATTTCGGAATTGTTTTCGATACTATCTGTGAGTCCTGCGCAGCTAAAAACCTTGGGCCTTGTCAGTAACGACACAGATACCGATCACTCTCAAATCACCTCATTGATGATCACTGCTTTAGATGTTCTTCCACGCTTGGCATACTATATTTCAGCAGACGTTTGGAGAATAAATGTGATTAAGAATGGAACTTTTGAACCAAAAGTTCTTCTTGAAACATGGTGGCAGTACAG GAAACAATATGAAGGTGTGACATCAGACCACACAGACATTCCCACATTCTTGGATGACGAATTCATCGCCAGCAACAAACCTTATCTATC GAAATTTCTTGGAACACTGCTGGGATTCCAAATTTATGAATACATGAATGAGGGGCGGTCAGAAGTCAGGTACAACAATGTAGTAAACAATCATGTCAATTCTTACATCAT AAATGCAACTCGAGAAAGTGCATCGGACAATTGGACAACAATGATCAACAAGTATCTGGAAATAACAGAGGTAAATGCCGACGCCCTATTATCATACTTCCAACCTCTGGTAGACTATTTGGACAATGAACCAGAAGATATGTATTCCATGACTACTGACCAACAATCTGATATTGAacgtttggaaaaattatatgcATCGAGCGATGTCACTACTACAGCACGAACTACAACTACTAGAATGTCAAAACCAAAACTTCTAAAGCCTTCatccgaaaaaataaattcatcttCTCTTTCACCTCCGACTGCTACACCTATTGTacctgaaaaagaaaaagaaggcaCTGTAAAGAGACCAAACGGCAAAATAATTCCAGAATCAGAAAAGCCAACAAATGCTCCCAATGGAGAAAATGAATACACCAGTGATATAAATACCAGCAAAGCAGTTTGGGCAGTAGCAGCGGTACTTGTAGCCACTGTTGCAATTTGTGTAATCGCCATATTTGGGAGACGAAGATGTGTTAAAAGTCAAACGCCAAAGAATAGAAGATACGTGTGA